Proteins co-encoded in one Tautonia rosea genomic window:
- a CDS encoding ABC transporter ATP-binding protein, which translates to MIEVRNFTKRYGEFVAVDDLSFSIGEGEIFGFIGPNGAGKSTTIRFLATLLRPSSGEGYIAGHSVTEDPMAVRKVIGFMPDDFGVYDGMKVWEFLDFFAVAYMIPRTSRKKIIAEVLELLDLTHKRDDYVNGLSKGMKQRLCLAKTLVHDPPVLILDEPASGLDPRARAEMKALLTELRSMGKTILVSSHILPELADFVTSIGIIERGKLLAAGSVQEIQRQLRTHRRLEIRVTDPDLSHAEAILRADEKVHDITSYDHTLTAEVDGGETEMARLLHHLVSSGVSVQSFSEVEMTLDEVFMTVTKGIVN; encoded by the coding sequence ATGATCGAAGTGCGGAACTTTACCAAACGCTACGGCGAGTTCGTGGCCGTCGATGATCTGAGCTTCTCCATTGGCGAGGGGGAGATTTTCGGCTTCATCGGCCCCAATGGCGCAGGAAAAAGTACCACGATTCGATTCCTGGCAACCCTGCTCCGCCCTAGCTCCGGAGAAGGGTACATCGCCGGTCACTCCGTGACCGAAGATCCGATGGCCGTGCGCAAGGTCATTGGCTTCATGCCTGACGACTTCGGCGTTTATGACGGCATGAAAGTATGGGAATTTCTCGATTTTTTTGCCGTGGCCTACATGATTCCCCGGACCTCTCGGAAAAAAATTATTGCCGAGGTCCTCGAACTGCTTGACCTCACTCACAAGCGCGATGACTACGTCAACGGTCTCTCCAAGGGGATGAAGCAACGCCTTTGCCTGGCGAAGACCCTCGTCCACGACCCCCCCGTCCTAATTCTCGACGAACCGGCCTCGGGTCTCGACCCTCGGGCCAGAGCCGAAATGAAGGCTTTGTTGACGGAACTGCGGTCGATGGGCAAAACGATCCTCGTCTCGAGCCATATTTTGCCCGAGCTGGCCGACTTCGTGACCTCGATTGGGATCATCGAGCGTGGCAAACTCCTTGCGGCCGGGAGCGTTCAGGAGATTCAGCGGCAGCTTCGTACCCATCGCCGTCTGGAAATCCGTGTGACAGACCCCGATCTGTCCCATGCCGAGGCGATCTTGCGCGCAGATGAAAAGGTTCACGACATTACCAGTTATGATCATACCCTCACTGCTGAGGTCGATGGTGGCGAGACAGAGATGGCTCGTCTTCTTCACCATCTTGTCTCGTCGGGTGTCAGCGTTCAGTCCTTCTCCGAAGTTGAGATGACGCTCGACGAGGTTTTCATGACGGTCACCAAGGGCATCGTCAACTGA
- a CDS encoding ABC transporter permease — MIFRENPVLTRELLVNLRSSRSFLLQLAYVSFLGVVVYFAWPAGSEATNQVGPGVSQRLFNLFFLGQFFLVALVAPTFASGSISGEKERKTYEMLLASPLEPSTILVGKLLSSSTYLILLILSSLPLMILCFLLGGILLSEITRAYLILILAAGTFGLISVACSSFFGRTSSALVVSYLVILPLALITVTVTQTNNVVLRDAVSIAVLPPWCIAIWVIVGLLINRRLLYPPDVGSEGKEVVDEEEEMKYAVGVVIDREMFPDMLFAPAKRTDLMPDGTNPVLDKELRSEIFSQGTLMLRLVIQVSMFLSIPLMAYLLFLRPELTGYYVGYVLVFNMLVGPVFSSGSITQERERKTLGLLLTTLLRPGTIVIAKLLASARVSTVLTFLLTEQILLAYILIPELRDRWWTLLIFLALIAATCLTTTSVGLLCSALSRRTSVAMVMTYLVLLTLFIGPVGLVWYLQGYTQLSEQQLSSLTITSPFAASFSIPIPSTEDGKPYIPSFLGSTTVAVPFVDDTRVPIWVAFLAVTPLIVLTLNLMAYLAFRWRWWRAGMTI, encoded by the coding sequence ATGATTTTCCGAGAGAATCCTGTTCTGACCCGAGAGCTACTCGTCAATCTTCGCTCGTCGCGGTCATTTCTGCTGCAGTTGGCGTATGTCTCCTTCCTCGGTGTTGTGGTGTACTTTGCCTGGCCAGCGGGGTCGGAAGCAACCAATCAGGTTGGGCCTGGCGTTTCGCAGCGGTTGTTCAACCTCTTTTTCCTCGGGCAGTTCTTTCTCGTAGCCCTGGTGGCACCGACCTTCGCTTCCGGAAGCATCTCGGGAGAGAAGGAGCGAAAAACCTACGAAATGCTTCTCGCCAGCCCCCTGGAACCGTCAACGATCCTGGTGGGAAAACTCCTCAGTTCGTCGACGTATCTCATCCTGCTCATTCTCTCAAGTCTCCCGTTGATGATTCTCTGTTTTTTGCTTGGTGGAATCTTGTTGTCGGAGATTACCCGGGCGTATCTCATTCTGATCCTGGCGGCGGGCACTTTCGGACTGATCAGCGTTGCCTGTTCCAGCTTTTTCGGGCGCACGAGTTCGGCCCTTGTGGTCAGTTATCTGGTCATTCTGCCGCTGGCGTTGATCACAGTCACGGTGACCCAGACGAACAATGTCGTCCTTCGCGACGCGGTTTCGATCGCGGTCCTGCCCCCCTGGTGCATTGCGATCTGGGTCATTGTCGGCCTCCTGATCAATCGTCGCCTACTCTATCCGCCGGATGTGGGCAGTGAGGGCAAGGAGGTCGTGGACGAGGAAGAAGAGATGAAATATGCCGTCGGGGTCGTGATCGATCGAGAGATGTTTCCCGATATGCTGTTCGCTCCCGCCAAGCGGACCGACCTGATGCCTGACGGCACCAACCCTGTACTCGACAAGGAACTGCGGAGCGAAATCTTCAGTCAGGGTACCTTGATGCTTCGCCTGGTGATCCAGGTCAGCATGTTTCTGTCGATCCCTTTGATGGCCTACTTGCTCTTTCTTCGGCCCGAGCTGACGGGATACTACGTTGGCTATGTGCTCGTGTTCAACATGCTCGTCGGGCCTGTCTTCTCATCGGGAAGTATCACCCAGGAGCGCGAGCGAAAAACCCTTGGCCTTTTGCTGACAACGTTGCTCCGGCCAGGAACCATCGTCATTGCGAAGCTCCTCGCCTCGGCTCGGGTTTCGACGGTGTTAACCTTTCTGCTTACCGAGCAAATTCTGCTTGCCTATATTTTGATTCCGGAACTCCGCGACCGCTGGTGGACCCTCTTGATCTTTCTGGCCTTGATTGCGGCCACCTGTCTGACGACCACTTCGGTCGGCCTGCTTTGCTCGGCGCTGAGCCGGAGAACTTCGGTGGCAATGGTCATGACGTATCTGGTGTTGCTCACCCTGTTCATTGGCCCTGTCGGACTGGTCTGGTACCTGCAGGGATACACGCAACTTTCCGAACAACAACTTTCTTCACTGACCATCACAAGCCCGTTTGCCGCGTCGTTCAGTATCCCGATTCCTTCGACCGAGGATGGAAAGCCTTACATCCCTTCATTTCTCGGTTCGACAACCGTAGCCGTTCCGTTTGTCGACGATACTCGGGTGCCGATCTGGGTGGCTTTTCTCGCCGTCACCCCGCTGATCGTATTGACCTTGAACCTCATGGCCTATCTCGCGTTTCGTTGGCGATGGTGGAGGGCGGGGATGACGATCTGA
- the ruvX gene encoding Holliday junction resolvase RuvX, which translates to MRKIAGMKRILGLDYGLRRVGIAVCDPDRRVASPVEVYQRRNDRLDATYFRSLVAEFNIDRLLVGLPLRGDGAESESAEQARRWGTWLSDQTRIPVSFVDERYSTVEAEELLRSSGVKASRRRSLRDMIAAQLFLQAFLDAGCPDSDSPPTPLDDPAFDLNEDDDS; encoded by the coding sequence TTGCGTAAAATCGCGGGAATGAAACGAATTCTCGGTCTCGATTACGGACTTCGTCGCGTTGGGATCGCCGTTTGTGACCCCGATCGGCGCGTGGCCTCGCCAGTCGAGGTCTATCAGCGACGCAATGATCGACTCGATGCGACCTATTTTCGATCCCTGGTCGCAGAATTCAACATCGATCGGCTCTTGGTCGGCCTTCCGTTGCGTGGCGATGGAGCCGAAAGCGAATCGGCTGAACAGGCAAGACGCTGGGGAACGTGGCTCTCGGATCAGACTCGGATCCCCGTCTCCTTCGTCGACGAACGCTATTCCACCGTCGAGGCCGAGGAATTATTGCGATCCTCGGGCGTGAAAGCGAGCCGTCGACGATCCCTGCGTGATATGATCGCGGCGCAGTTGTTCCTTCAAGCGTTTCTCGACGCCGGTTGTCCCGATTCGGATTCCCCCCCTACTCCGCTCGACGATCCTGCGTTCGACCTCAATGAGGACGATGATTCGTGA
- a CDS encoding SDR family oxidoreductase, protein MSTLIIGCGYLGIRVARRMMAAGHRVFATTRSRDRAELLAREGMEPILADVLIPESLDDLPAVERALYCVGYDRSCGAPIDRVYVDGLRHTIGRLASRAKRLIYASSTGVYGDLGGDWVDEETPADPQTESGRACLRAEHLLTEFAKLSMYPVTILRYSGLYGPGRLMRREALRSGQPIAADPESYLNLVHIDDAASAAVLALRTPKPGPRYLVSDDRPVLRREFYELLAEALGGPAPTFTEASGDGPIRGNASKRISNHRIKSELGWTLDFPDVTTGIPASLAAE, encoded by the coding sequence GTGAGTACCCTGATCATCGGTTGTGGCTATTTGGGAATTCGAGTTGCTCGTCGCATGATGGCGGCTGGCCATCGCGTCTTCGCGACGACTCGGTCTCGCGACCGCGCGGAATTGCTTGCCAGGGAAGGAATGGAACCGATTCTCGCGGATGTCCTGATTCCTGAGTCCCTCGATGATCTGCCTGCGGTTGAACGAGCCCTTTACTGCGTTGGCTACGATCGTTCCTGTGGAGCTCCCATCGACCGGGTCTACGTCGATGGTCTGAGGCACACAATCGGTCGGCTCGCTTCTCGGGCGAAACGGTTGATTTATGCCAGTTCGACCGGAGTCTACGGCGACCTTGGTGGTGATTGGGTCGATGAGGAAACCCCTGCCGATCCCCAAACCGAATCGGGGCGAGCCTGTCTCCGGGCCGAGCACTTGCTGACCGAATTTGCCAAGTTGTCGATGTACCCGGTGACGATCCTCCGCTATTCCGGCCTGTACGGTCCGGGACGCTTGATGCGTCGCGAGGCCCTCCGCTCGGGTCAGCCGATCGCCGCCGATCCGGAGTCTTATCTGAATCTTGTCCACATCGACGATGCAGCCTCGGCGGCCGTTCTCGCACTTCGGACTCCGAAGCCGGGCCCTCGGTACTTGGTCAGCGACGATCGGCCTGTCCTCCGTCGCGAGTTCTACGAACTTCTGGCCGAGGCCCTCGGCGGACCGGCTCCGACCTTCACCGAAGCCAGTGGCGATGGTCCGATTCGGGGCAATGCAAGCAAACGCATCTCCAACCATCGAATCAAATCGGAATTGGGCTGGACGCTCGACTTTCCCGATGTAACCACAGGAATTCCCGCAAGTCTCGCCGCGGAATGA
- a CDS encoding PVC-type heme-binding CxxCH protein has translation MCQSLQHAVALAILGLATTIASGQVFPQPYDTQDPQGGLTLASDALQALSLPEGFQATVFASEPDVRQPIALATDARGRLWVAENYTYAERELNFDTDLRDRILILEDADSDGRFDHRTVFWDEGVRVSSVEIGFGGVWVLAAPYLLFLPDRNGDDRPDGPPVVILDGWEADAIRHNLVNGLRWGPDGWLYGRHGIQATSRVGRPGTPEEDRIRINCGVWRYHPTRQVFEVVARGTTNPWGMDWDEHGQLFLINTVIPHLWHVIPGAYYQRMYGEHDRSNLYALLGQTADHVHWDSREAWSDIRDGVSASTDQAGGGHAHAGLMIYQGDNWPDPFRGDVFALNFHGRRINRDRIERSGATYAAKHLPDPIAWSDPWFRGIEILSGPDGGVFVADWSDTGECHENDGVHRSSGRIYKITFGDPLPPSVPDVAALDPLSLVDLLRHPNVWYARQARRVLQEQAASGADLAEAREALRSLFRTREDEVLRLRALWTLFGIGATDEDWLISLLDDSSEHVRTWAVRFLVDTGNPSDSAVDALTRLADQDRSGLVLTFIASSLQTIPTDRRWPLALAIASRSEFAEDPVLPLMLWYGIEPVVPDHPDRAVELAAQFPFGPLARFVARRLMVAAANDPQRVAPILRHTARSDDPALQLAILSGVNDALQGLRRVDPPPGWNAIVDGPGTSRNPELRRLVLALSVVFGDGRALEELRVIALNPEADLSARRDAMENLVRSRADNLLGLLGGLLSDRNLSRDAVRGLSTLNDPSAVELVLDRFTRLPPEARQEAISSLASRPEAAGRLLDAVEAGRIDRGDVSAFLVRQLRTLEDQGITDRVTKLWPEYRPISEQARVRIEALQQTMTPERLASADPARGRILFSQSCAQCHILFDEGSKVGPELTGAQRSELSYLLENLVDPNATLDDDYRMTIFALADGRIINGMIAEQTDRTVTIQTPSDRIIVPADEIEEKRTSELSLMPEGLLDPLEEQEIADLLRYLQSPAQVPRP, from the coding sequence ATGTGCCAGTCTCTTCAGCATGCGGTCGCTCTGGCAATACTGGGGCTTGCAACGACGATCGCAAGCGGTCAAGTGTTTCCCCAACCCTATGACACCCAGGATCCCCAGGGAGGGTTAACTCTGGCCTCTGACGCCCTGCAGGCGCTCTCCTTGCCTGAAGGTTTCCAGGCTACTGTGTTCGCTTCGGAACCCGACGTGCGGCAGCCGATCGCTCTGGCGACCGATGCCCGAGGCCGGCTCTGGGTCGCGGAGAATTACACCTACGCCGAGCGCGAACTCAACTTCGACACCGACCTTCGAGACCGCATTCTCATTCTGGAGGATGCGGATTCCGATGGCCGCTTCGATCATCGTACCGTCTTTTGGGACGAGGGAGTTCGGGTATCGAGCGTCGAGATCGGCTTTGGCGGAGTCTGGGTCCTTGCTGCCCCCTATCTGCTGTTCCTCCCAGACCGCAATGGGGATGATCGCCCGGATGGTCCCCCCGTTGTGATCCTCGACGGTTGGGAAGCGGACGCGATCCGCCATAATTTGGTGAATGGACTGCGTTGGGGGCCGGATGGTTGGCTGTACGGCCGGCACGGTATTCAGGCCACGTCCCGAGTCGGGCGACCGGGGACTCCTGAGGAGGACCGTATCCGAATCAACTGCGGCGTTTGGCGTTATCATCCGACCCGGCAGGTGTTCGAGGTGGTTGCTCGAGGAACGACCAATCCCTGGGGAATGGACTGGGATGAACATGGTCAGCTGTTTTTGATCAACACGGTGATTCCCCACCTTTGGCATGTGATCCCGGGTGCTTACTATCAACGGATGTACGGAGAGCACGATCGTTCGAACCTTTACGCCTTGCTCGGTCAGACTGCCGACCACGTCCACTGGGATAGTCGCGAGGCCTGGAGCGACATCCGAGACGGTGTGTCCGCCTCAACTGATCAGGCTGGGGGAGGCCATGCCCATGCCGGCCTGATGATCTATCAGGGAGACAACTGGCCCGATCCCTTTCGAGGAGACGTTTTTGCGTTGAACTTCCACGGTCGACGCATCAACCGAGATCGAATCGAACGATCGGGGGCTACCTATGCCGCCAAGCACCTCCCTGACCCGATCGCCTGGTCCGACCCCTGGTTCCGAGGCATCGAGATCCTCTCGGGGCCTGATGGCGGGGTCTTCGTCGCTGACTGGTCCGACACTGGAGAGTGCCACGAGAACGACGGGGTGCACCGGTCCTCGGGACGAATCTACAAAATCACCTTTGGCGATCCTTTGCCTCCCTCCGTGCCAGATGTGGCGGCACTTGATCCACTGAGCCTGGTCGACTTGCTCCGGCACCCGAATGTCTGGTACGCAAGGCAGGCTCGTCGGGTCTTGCAGGAACAGGCTGCGTCGGGAGCCGATCTCGCTGAGGCCCGCGAGGCGCTTCGTTCCCTGTTTCGGACCCGCGAGGACGAAGTTCTCCGACTCCGAGCCCTGTGGACCCTGTTCGGGATCGGAGCCACGGATGAGGATTGGCTGATCAGCTTGCTTGACGATTCGAGTGAACACGTCCGAACCTGGGCCGTCCGATTCCTCGTTGACACGGGAAATCCCTCAGACTCGGCGGTCGATGCCCTGACTCGCCTGGCTGATCAAGACCGTTCGGGCCTCGTGCTGACCTTCATCGCGTCGAGCCTGCAAACCATACCGACGGATCGTCGCTGGCCTCTTGCCTTGGCGATTGCCTCTCGCTCTGAATTCGCAGAAGATCCGGTCCTGCCTCTCATGCTCTGGTACGGCATCGAACCGGTGGTTCCTGATCATCCCGATCGCGCGGTCGAACTGGCTGCTCAGTTTCCCTTCGGACCCCTTGCTCGGTTCGTTGCGAGAAGACTGATGGTCGCTGCCGCCAATGACCCCCAACGGGTTGCTCCGATCCTCCGTCACACAGCGCGATCCGATGATCCTGCCCTTCAACTCGCGATTCTCTCCGGAGTCAACGACGCCTTGCAGGGATTACGTCGTGTGGATCCCCCTCCAGGCTGGAACGCCATCGTTGACGGACCTGGAACGAGCCGGAATCCCGAGCTGCGTCGCCTGGTGCTTGCCCTGTCCGTCGTCTTCGGTGATGGCCGGGCGCTTGAGGAGCTTCGCGTGATCGCCTTGAACCCGGAGGCGGACCTGTCCGCGCGTCGCGACGCGATGGAGAATCTGGTACGGAGCCGTGCCGACAATCTCCTCGGTCTCCTTGGGGGATTACTGTCGGACCGTAACCTTTCCCGAGATGCTGTCCGAGGGCTCTCAACGCTCAATGATCCTTCTGCCGTCGAGCTGGTGCTCGATCGCTTCACACGACTTCCTCCGGAGGCTCGCCAAGAGGCGATCAGCTCCCTCGCATCTCGTCCCGAGGCTGCCGGTCGGCTGCTCGATGCGGTGGAGGCGGGGCGAATCGATCGAGGTGACGTATCCGCCTTCCTCGTTCGACAACTCCGGACCCTGGAAGACCAAGGAATTACCGATCGTGTTACCAAGCTCTGGCCCGAGTACCGACCAATCTCCGAGCAGGCCAGAGTTCGAATCGAAGCCTTACAACAAACAATGACCCCCGAACGTCTCGCCTCTGCAGACCCCGCCCGTGGTCGGATCTTGTTTTCCCAGTCGTGCGCTCAGTGCCACATCCTGTTCGACGAAGGCAGCAAGGTAGGACCTGAATTAACTGGGGCTCAACGCAGCGAGCTGTCCTACCTGCTTGAGAATCTGGTCGACCCGAATGCCACGCTCGACGACGATTACCGGATGACCATCTTCGCCCTGGCCGATGGTCGCATCATCAACGGCATGATCGCCGAGCAGACCGACCGGACCGTGACCATCCAGACCCCTTCTGACCGCATCATCGTGCCGGCAGACGAGATTGAGGAAAAACGGACCTCCGAACTTTCCCTGATGCCCGAGGGACTCCTCGATCCCCTTGAGGAGCAAGAGATCGCCGACCTGCTTCGTTATCTCCAGTCTCCGGCTCAGGTTCCGCGTCCATGA
- the glgA gene encoding glycogen synthase — MRIAILTNEYPPHIYGGAGVHVEYLTQALNRVEPGHHSIQVLCFGDQSIEEPTFSVRGIEPKYELPYLDPRHKKFKETMLRNLIMAGMLEDVDVVHCHTWYTHLAGCLVKQLAGAKLVLTTHSLEPHRPWKREQLGTAYDASTWLERTAYQNADGVIAVSDSMRDDVQELYGVSPDRIRVVHNGIDLHQYTPTHDPTVLDRYEIDRSLPFVLFVGRITRQKGIIHLVDAIKHIQSNVQVVLCAGAPDTEEIGREMTEHVDCARREARNPILWIPKVLPKEDIIALYSQAALFVCPSVYEPFGIINLEAMACGTPVVASSVGGIKEVIVPEKTGLLVPFEPRGGADDHQAHEPNDPAEFARDLAAAIDRLLSDPEQLKDMGIRSRERVEHFFSWESVARWTMDFYWDLVQA, encoded by the coding sequence ATGCGTATCGCGATCCTGACCAACGAATATCCTCCGCACATCTACGGCGGAGCCGGTGTGCACGTCGAATACCTGACCCAAGCCTTGAACCGGGTCGAACCCGGTCACCATTCCATTCAGGTCCTTTGCTTCGGCGATCAGTCAATCGAGGAGCCAACCTTCTCGGTTCGGGGCATCGAGCCAAAATACGAGTTGCCCTACCTCGACCCTCGACACAAAAAATTCAAGGAGACGATGCTCCGAAACCTGATCATGGCTGGCATGCTCGAAGATGTTGATGTGGTGCATTGCCATACCTGGTACACACACCTTGCTGGCTGCCTGGTCAAACAACTCGCCGGTGCGAAACTCGTCCTCACGACTCACTCCCTTGAACCCCATCGCCCCTGGAAACGTGAGCAGTTGGGCACGGCCTACGACGCCAGCACCTGGCTCGAACGCACTGCTTACCAGAATGCCGACGGTGTGATCGCAGTTTCCGATTCCATGCGCGATGACGTGCAGGAACTCTACGGTGTCTCGCCCGATCGGATTCGAGTGGTCCACAACGGAATTGATCTTCATCAGTACACGCCGACTCATGATCCCACCGTGCTGGATCGCTACGAGATTGATCGCTCGCTTCCGTTCGTCCTCTTTGTGGGTCGAATTACGAGACAGAAAGGGATCATCCACCTTGTCGATGCGATCAAGCACATTCAGTCAAACGTTCAGGTAGTTCTCTGTGCTGGAGCTCCCGATACCGAAGAAATCGGCCGCGAGATGACCGAGCATGTCGATTGCGCTCGTCGCGAAGCCCGCAATCCGATCCTCTGGATCCCCAAGGTCCTGCCCAAGGAAGACATCATCGCCCTTTATTCTCAGGCTGCGTTATTTGTCTGTCCGTCCGTTTATGAGCCCTTCGGGATTATCAACCTCGAAGCCATGGCCTGCGGGACGCCGGTTGTTGCTTCGTCCGTTGGCGGGATCAAGGAAGTCATTGTGCCCGAGAAGACCGGGCTGCTTGTTCCCTTCGAACCCCGGGGAGGTGCCGACGATCATCAGGCACACGAGCCGAACGACCCCGCAGAGTTCGCGAGAGACCTTGCCGCGGCCATCGACCGGCTTCTGAGCGATCCAGAACAGCTCAAGGATATGGGGATACGCAGTCGAGAACGGGTGGAACACTTTTTTAGCTGGGAGAGTGTTGCCCGATGGACAATGGATTTCTACTGGGATCTCGTTCAGGCATAA